From Xiphophorus couchianus chromosome 7, X_couchianus-1.0, whole genome shotgun sequence:
ATTAATTGATACTCTAATGTTttgtatttggtttattttgaacagaaaGGAGAAACTGTGAAGAAAATGCGTGAAGAGGTGAGATCCTGCAGTAAGAATCAACATTTATTGAATCAAACATTAGAAATCTAATTAAAGATGCAAGAAAACTCAGGCTTACCAAACTTGTTAGCTTTGAACTAGAACAACTTATGAAGTGGtagcagatatttatttatatacataaaactaaaacagggTTCTCTGCTTTACCTTTTCTGCTTTGATATTTTATAATTACTGACAGAATATGACTGACTACCTGAGGAGCTTTGAATACGGTGGCCATCAATGGCCACCGTATTCaagctaaatataaaaacatttcctaTGTGCCGTTTCTTTCAGAGCGGAGCAAGAATCAACATTTCAGAGGGAAACTGTCCAGAGAGGATCGTCACCATCACTGGACCTACAGACACCATTTTCAAGGCTTTCGCTATGATTGCCTATAAATTTGAGGAGGTACGAATCTTCTACACCAGGGGTccccaagtccagtcctcaagggctgcaACCTTTAAATGAATCTCTGTTGAAACACACCTGGATTAAATAAACTTCTCATGACCAGCCTATTGCAGAGCTGATTGGATGCTGGTGAGCGAATCCAGACATTTTGgagcagagatgcatctaagagttgcaggacagctcttgaggactggacttggaCCCTGTTCTACACTGTTGGTGTAAAACTCTTTCAGATCCATCAGTCAGGTGTTTGTTAGGATGTCATCAGTATATTTCAGTAGAGAGTAACTAGattcttctcttgtttcttgaAGATCTTCCAGTCAAAATGGTGAAATGTAGTGGCCTACCCAAAGTACAACCTGTTGTAGGAAACTCGGCCAAACTCTCCGTCCTTTTCCAGTTTCTGTAGACAGACTGGGACCTTCTCCTTGTAGGCGCTTGTTGGATCCATTTGCTGTGCAAACCAGTAATTCAGAGGTTTCCTTTCGATACTAAAATTTGTTGAAGACCATTGTGCATCTCCTCTTGATTACTGGCAAAATGGCGACGGTTTAACAGTTGAGTGATGATATTGCCGTCCTTTCCTGGGTTTGGACGTTAAAAGGAGAAGGTTGCTTTGCTTCTATAATGTTCTGACTGTATGCCAGCTGTAACATCTACCAGTGATTCCTGTGAGAACTTCCACACTGATTCCTCACTTACTGGTCTCGACTGTCCAGACCGGAAGTCTCTTAGATCTTGACACCTTTGACTTTTTCAATGAACCTGGAAACTTGTTCAATGTTGGAGGAAGGAAGAAGTGTGGAAAGCTACTGGAGCATTTGGACAACACCGTCTTAAAGTCCCTCGTTGGATTGACCCCGTCAGGTTCTCTTGAAGTAACTTGTTCTGAGCTTTTGAAAAGGTTCTGGTTTGATTGATGGTCTTTAATTGTAGATCAAAATTGGATTCTTAACATCTTCTCACCGTCCTGCACCATTCCTGATCCTTCATACATCAAACATCCTAAGGTTTTTCTTCGGTCCTTTGTTCTCAGGTGAGGTACAGATTCTCATAAGACTCGACAACTCTGAGTACTGAAGTAGAAGGAAACTTACCATCTCCTCCTGTTTTGTGATTGATTGGGTTTGTTACCATAGTTAACATTTTGATGAGGCTATTCCAAGCATTCAGTCTCCCAAAGATAACAGAAGTCATTGTCATTTCCTGGTTGACTGAGAATCTAGACCAGTCACCATTTCAaatgatttagatttttcaaattttgagcTCAATATCCGACtcagaaatatttggtttttgcttgttttaaattcaaacatatAAAACCAATTTTAGAAAGTGTTTATTACAGCCCAGATATCAGCAAAGAAGTTTAATTAGTTACCTTCCTGCTTTCCTCTCCTCTGATCTTATCCAACACTGAGCAATGTGTCTGCGGACACAAAGTTGTGCGTCGTTAATCATTTGTGTGAAGCTTTCAAACCAAACGCCACAGTTCCCCCTTAACAAgcacagaaaatttaaaaaagttcttCTCTAATATTCTGTACATTTTTCTGTCGATTTGCTTTGTATAGACGGTTCCTGCTAATGCAATTAAACATCCTGAACGTTTGAGGCCACATTATTCCTGCAGTAAATGATGATCCGTTTGTTTCAGGACATAATCAATTCGATGAGTAACAGTCCAGCCACCAGCAAGCCGCCCGTCACCTTGAGGCTCGTTGTGCCAGCCAGTCAGTGCGGCTCTCTCATCGGGAAGGGAGGCTCCAAAATCAAAGAGATGAGAGAGGTAAGCCACCTGAAGTTCACCTGATAAATCACTCAGCAACAAACATGTTGGCCAAGAAACTTTTGCAATTAATTGTTAAAGTTGTGGACAACATGCAGCATGTCCAGTTCATTTAAACTCTAAACAAGCCAAACAGTGATGGGCTAAAAAGCTAGCTGCGCTAACCGCTCTGCTAATGCTAAGGCGCTTTATCGGCATGGtgtttagtggaagctaatgctaaacggCGTGAGGGAGGAAAACTTTAATCCAGCCGTCaaattttattcaactgaaagtttacaaaacagccaattaaattattgcttttaaaatgtatcctggaccaggagtactttctattttgtctttaaagtaaCCGACCGCAAATATCCTGTAGCTCCTGTATTTTAGTTTGCAGTGATATTAATAAGCTGTATAGAGTCAGTGCAGAAAAACTCTGtgatttttttactgtaaaatcagCTACAGTTATTCCCAGGCCCCTAATCAATAAGATACTGCATAACCCAATAAAAAGGTTTAGCGTGATTCTGTGACCCTTCGATGTCACAGCCTTGTGCacttatttcttaaaaatgtatttttatgtctcgtagaaatgacaaaaagactcaggaggaaagaaaactgaaaggtGTAAACACTAACATGAGATATGTTCGGTATCAGAGGAGGCAGCGGCGGCTAATTCTGCTGTTACAGCATCAAACTCCTCTCATTTGGGACGTTGTCCACGGAGGccaaaataagagtgttcctTCTATATACAGAcatttcattgcagttttgcaaaatacatcaaTTTATGTGTACAGCCATGAAAACCACCACATCCTAGCgtaaaaaacctttaaaaaaatctgagttttgtCCAAATTTGTTAATTAAGCTGGTTGTTATCCCATCTTCTGTGATTTTATAGCCAATAATTTTATAGCTGACTGACAGTAAACCTCGACCAATGTGTATCGCTGTAACCAATAGGAAAATATGACTGCAGTAGCCACTCTTcaacccaaagagggcagcactgaggcAGTTTTAGGCTAATgttacagaattttaaaaaattacagaagAATATCacaatttgcacagaaacatgaGGATAGATCCCTTAAGGAACCATTTCTACAGCTCATCTGCGAAACAAAAGGTGATTCGGGGTTTAGTTTCGCTACATAACATCATCTTTACTTTGGATTTGGTTTTAAGTAGATGAGAAAGTCGATTGCCATGTGAAGGTGAGGCCCAGACACAGAAATGTGTCCGTGTTACTGTGGCTGAAGACACCAGACAACCTTCAGAGGACGATGTGTCGGCCATGTTGTCGTCACGGCGGAGGTCCAGCTGGTCATCCTGAGACGTGTGAACAGTTTCTGAGACACGGAGAAAACAGAAGCTTGAGGCAAAGTCATGTTTGGCATTTATTGACAGAACCGTCAAGCCCAAGTAACAATGATGGAACCTCTAGTTAAGAAATgatgcaagaaaaaacaatgaagcGTCCCTCTAAGACGGCGAAGCGACAGCCAGGGGACAAGAAGACAGTAACATTTACTGTCAACTATATTAACTCAAACTCAGTGTctacaagctgctgctgccctcAGGTTAATGTCAGCAGATGGGACCTGGGAAATGCTGTACGGAGGGAGATTGGTGCCAAGCAGCATGTCCTGAAGGCAGGACGTTGTTATCCCAGATGGACATGTCTGGGATAACAGACATGTCCATAAAGACGAGGCCAGACTAAACATCTTAATTAGTTCAATTAACtgagaagctgtaaaacaaacatccaCCCTGCACCTGGAGGCGCCGCGTGACAGAACAGTTTGTTTCCCAGCAGGAGCCGGTTATAGAGTCACCCTGCAAACACTCGACCCGTCTTCTTCCCCAGTCCACAGGGGCCCAGGTTCAGGTGGCGGGGGACATGCTGCCCAACTCCACCGAACGCGCCGTGACAATCTCTGGAACCCCAGAAGCCATCATCCAGTGTGTCAAACAGATCTGTGTGGTCATGCTGGAGGTAAAGTTTCCGCCGcagtcacattaaaaaaaaccacacacacacacacacccacacgcacacacacacacacacacacagcaccgGCTGGTTAAAACATCAGATAAATTACCTGCTTTTTAACCAAGTACATCCTCACTGCTCCCACTGGGCTTCAGAGAAAATTTAAATCAGATGCTGCATCTGCACTGATTAAACTATATTTACTAGATGTTATGGGGTGTCAAGTTacacactttaaaaactttagcttcaagctaaatatttagctgagtAAATATAAAGCTTAGTTTAATATTTAGTGAAGTTATTTAGCtcactaaaaatatttaactttctaaatgtttagttactaaactaaataatttacttttaaggctacaaagctaaatatttagcttgctataTAAACCTTTATCTTCAAATTACTATagtttaaagataaatatttggaTAGCAAGCTAAATAGCTTAGCTAATAtttaactaaactaaatatgtagctaaccagctacatatttagtttgaggCTAGTTTTTAAAGTGTGTGTAACTTAACAACATAGACAAATTAGagcaaaatatttcacttgccaactaaatatttatatttaattcgAAACTGACATTAAATGAACATGAAAATatcaactttgaaaaatgaacccCATTTTTTCCTGTTGAGATAAACTAAATAACTCagttgttttagattttgactgcagctttaacaaacACCATAAGGGGTCTGCagacaagtttattttaaatgctaaaattatACGACTGCAACAAACTCACAGCAGGACGGAGCACAGCTACGcttcatttcattcataatgTAACGAGAGTCCTTCCTAAGAGATGAACACGTTTCctctacatttattaaaataaaataaagctgatGAAGCAGAATAAccatcttttctgtttctttcagtcCCCACCTAAAGGTGCCACCATCCCTTACCGCCCAAAGCCTGCCTCCACCCCAGTCATTTTTTCAGGTGGCCAGGTGAGTGCTGAGTTAGCATTAGCTGAGTTAGCATTAGCTGAGTTAGCGTTAGCTCATTAGTTTGTCCCTACAGCAGAACCTGAGTTTTACTGCAGCGTCAGCAGCCCAGAGTTTTCCTGCCTCCTCATGCAGATCGTTAGCTCTCCGTAAGGAAAGACGCTGCGAAGCACAAAAGGTCCAGAAGccgtttgttttctttatgctGCTGGGAAACAGGAAATACTAAAGTCTGTGTggaaaaaggtcaaaggttttTTA
This genomic window contains:
- the pcbp3 gene encoding poly(rC)-binding protein 3 isoform X4 — protein: MENTKVQSEGGLNVTLTIRLLMHGKEVGSIIGKKGETVKKMREESGARINISEGNCPERIVTITGPTDTIFKAFAMIAYKFEEDIINSMSNSPATSKPPVTLRLVVPASQCGSLIGKGGSKIKEMRESTGAQVQVAGDMLPNSTERAVTISGTPEAIIQCVKQICVVMLESPPKGATIPYRPKPASTPVIFSGGQAYTIQGQYAIPHPDLTKLHQLAMQQTPFTPLGQTTPAFPGLDASPPASTHELTIPNDLIGCIIGRQGTKINEIRQMSGAQIKIANAMEGSSERQITITGTPANISLAQYLINARLTSEVTGMGSL
- the pcbp3 gene encoding poly(rC)-binding protein 3 isoform X3, with amino-acid sequence MENTKVQSEGGLNVTLTIRLLMHGKEVGSIIGKKGETVKKMREESGARINISEGNCPERIVTITGPTDTIFKAFAMIAYKFEEDIINSMSNSPATSKPPVTLRLVVPASQCGSLIGKGGSKIKEMRESTGAQVQVAGDMLPNSTERAVTISGTPEAIIQCVKQICVVMLESPPKGATIPYRPKPASTPVIFSGGQAYTIQGQYAIPHPDQLTKLHQLAMQQTPFTPLGQTTPAFPGLDASPPASTHELTIPNDLIGCIIGRQGTKINEIRQMSGAQIKIANAMEGSSERQITITGTPANISLAQYLINARLTSEVTGMGSL